In Hymenobacter volaticus, the genomic window GTCGACGGCAATGATGCGCGTGGAACTGTTGACGCGGCTTGCATCATCGGAGCCTTCTGGCAGCACGACGATAACCTTCCAGATGCGTTTCGGTACGGTTATGCGGCCGTTATCCAGCGTCGATTTGGTGCCGTTTGAGCCGGTGCCTCCGGTGCCGTACTGCCCCATGATAATGTAGAGCTCGTTGCCGACCTTGGCAAGCGTGCGGCAATATTCCTCCAAGTCGCCCCAGGCCTGCTGATTGTTGTTGGGGGCCTGCGGTATCATGTTGGTCATCAAGAAGGTAGCAGAGTTGTCGGCTACCGTTTTGGTGCGGTCGGCAGAGGGACAGTTGTGGCCCCGGTCGAAGCCGGAACCCGTGTAGCTGCTGCTCTGTGCTTGGTACCAACCGGTTGGTAGAGAGGCATCGGCCCGGAAATCATCCTGACGTGCTGCGCTGCCTAGCCACTCGGTACTGAGGTGCCAGCTTACCCAATTCGGAATGCCCCGGTCTCGGTGGTAGGAGAGAATGTACTGGGGCTTGGTGAGCAGATAGTTGGTAGGTTGATTGACGTCGGCAGTGGCGCCGCTCGGATTGCCTAAGGCCAAGTGGTCGGGGGCTGGTTCGGCGGCATCTTCTGATTCACAACCGGCAACTACTGCCAGTAGCACGCAGGGCAACAAGAAACGAAAGCGGGAGAAAGCTATCATCATAGTGTAAAGGTAAAGCGACACTAGTTAGGTGCCGTTGGGCACATACCAGTAAACTTCCTTCTGGCTGTATTGGAAAATTGAAGTGTGCCTCAACTAATAGATGTAGCTGGGGACGGCTTGTGAAATATAGTTGATGCTGCCTCACTAAAAATGTAGCTTGTCTCGTTAGCTCTGCGCAAAGGATTACTTCCTTTACTAGCCTATCGCCCTTTCACTATTTACTTTCTTATTTATGCTTTCTCGGGTCTTCTTGCTGAGCAGCCTGCTTCTGCTCGGAAAAAATTTTACCGCTGCCGCCCAAACGTCTGCGCCAGTTGAATCCGTAGCACCGGTTGCTTCTGGTGAAACCGCCACAACATCTAGGCCAGTCCTCTTCAAGCTAGGCACGGGATTAATTCGCGGAGCTGAGTTTAGCGGCTATGCCGGGGTAACAGTGCCCTTCGCAATTGGTGCGGAGTACGCAGTGAAGCCAGGTTGGAATGTTTACGTAAACGCAGTCCCAGGCATCAATGCAGGAGGCAGACAAAATTCATTTGACAGGTACAAGTATGTATACTTACGCACGGTAACTGCTGATCTTGGTGTGCGGCGCTATTACAACCAAGAAAAGCGGCGGCAGAAAGGACGGTCTACTGGTCCGTTCAATGGTAATTATGTGGCTTTGCAATCAAGCAGTGTTTGGTACAATAGCTGGTACTATAATAGAGGCTTGCAGTATGATTACAGCACCTTAACTGCTCTCTGGGGAATGCAGCGGCGACTCGGAGGCCACGGATTGGTAGATGCCTATGCCGGGGGAGGTATCGCCAACGATCGACAGCTTTATCATGAATTAATAGGTAATACTTACAGCTATAAGTACAAACGTTTCCCACCAAGACTGGATCTGGAGCTTGGAGTGAAATTAAGTCTAGTATTTTAATCAGTATTGACCCAAAAAAGCCCCCTCTTTGTATAAGAGGGGCTTTTTTGGGTGTATTATTAATTATCTTAACCTGAGAATCAGGTCAAAGACGGTTCATGTTAACACAATCAGAGTGCTCCTCTGTTATAAATAGTACTAGATTGCCTTACAACTGACAGGAGTCTATCTATATCGAATCCGTAGGCACACTACTAGTCTTTACACCGGCAGCGGATTGAGCTGAGGTAAGTTGCGCTGGTGCCAATAGGGGTAGATGGGTGGCGTGTCGCTGGCTTTGTCGAGGCGGGCTACTTGCTCGGGTGTGAGGTTCCAGCCTACTGCGCCTAGGTTTTCGCGTAGCTGTTCTTCGTTTCGGGCGCCAAACACCAGGCTCGTGACGGTGGGGCGTTGCAGCAGCCAGTTGAGCGCCACCTGCGCCACCGACTTATTGGTTTCGGCCGCTAATTCGTCGAGTACGTCTACGATGTTGTATTGCAGTTCTTCCGGCACGTCGGGGCCTTGGCCGCCGCCTTGCTGCAAACGGCTGCTGGCTGGTATAGGCTGGCCCCGCCGCACTTTACCGCTGAGGCGCCCACTTGCCAGTGGCGACCATACAACCGCTCCCACGCCCTGATCCAGTGCCAGTGGCATCAACTCCCACTCATATTCGCGGTTGATGAGCGAGTAGTACACTTGATGCGCGATGTAGCGTGCCCACCCATAGCGCTCCGACACCGAGAGTGACTTCATGAGGTGCCAACCCGAAAAGTTGGAGCAGGCGATATACCGTACTTTGCCACTCTGCACCAAGTCGTCGAGTGCCCGTAGCGTTTCCTGAACCGGGGTGCGCCCATCAAATCCGTGCAGATAATACACGTCGATGTAATCGGTTTGCAGGCGGCGTAGGCTGTCCTCGCAGGCTTTGACTAGGTGTAGGCGCGAAGAACCGAAGTCGTTGGGGCCTTCACCCATCGGGAAAGTGGCTTTGGTGCCAATTAACACCTCTTGACGGCGGCCATTTAGCGCCTCCCCAAAAATTTCTTCGGCCATGCCCTGCGAGTAGACGTTGGCCGTGTCGAAGAAGTTGACGCCTGCTTCCAAGCAAATATCCAGCAGGCGGCGCGCCTCGGCTACATCAGTACTGCCCCAGGCTTTGAAAAACTCGTTGCCGCCCCCGAAAGTGGCCGTGCCGAAGCTCAGGACGGGTACGTGCAGTCCCGATGCTCCTAGTTGTCTGTATTCCATGATCTGTCTTGAAGTAGAAGGACAATGGATGCAAGAACAGCTAAGTAGGCACTTGGTTGCAGGCTGAACAGGAAGGTCAGGCCTTATTCTAGTGGCTTTTGATGGCAGAACCGTGACAAGCCACTGATCGGAGGGAGGTACTTACGCAGCCCGCCCTGTGCGTATCTGTCGAGGCTATGCGAGTTTAGCTGCCGCCTTCGCCTTTTTTCTGGTCGTCGTTGCGGATGCTCTTGCGGGGACGGGCCGGGTCGGAGCTGGTAGCGCCAAATTGGTAGTTGAAGCTAAGGCGAATAGCGCGATTGTAAGCATAGGTGTCGCTGCGGAGGGAGTAGCTGTCCGGTACAGCCAAGTCGGCGCGGAAGAGAATGGTGCGGGAAAACGGATTTTCCAGATTGAGTGTAAGGCTGCCTTTCTTCTCGAACAATTCCTTCTTCACCGACAGGGTGTGCGTCTGGAAGCCATTCCCATTCCCTTGCAGGAATATCCGCCGCGAGTTCACGTACATCGAAGCCTGGAAACTGTAGCCGTGCTCGAACGTCCAGGCCGATGACAAGTTGCCATTGTACATCAGGCCCCGGTTGCCGACGTTGAGCAGCGGACTTTTCACTGTCAGGTAGAAGGCGTTAACGGTAGCATTAAGTGTCCACTTTGGGTTAGGCTTCGTGGAGCCCGTCACGCTCAGCCCGTAGGTGGAACGGCGCGCGACGTTCTGAAACGTGTTGTAGAGTACGCTGGTGTTGGTGGTATCGTCGGGGAAAATATCACGGGCAGGCAGCGTAGTAGAAACGTTTTGGATGGCGTTGTTGGTTTGCCGCCAGTAACCCGACAAGTTCAGGGTGCTGCTTTTGTGGCTGGTGCTGTAGCCAAGCTCGTACGCATCGGTTAGCTCAGCGCGCAGATTAGGATTGCCGGAGGAAGCCGAACGGCCGTTGTTTACATTCAGATAAGGGTTGAGCAGCCAGATTGAGGGCCGCTGAATGCGCCGGGTATAGCTGACTTTCAGTTTCTGCGCAGTGTTGGCGCCGAAATCTCGCGAGAAAAGCAGGTTCGGAATAATGTTGGTGTATTGCTGCCGCACGCTGGCTTCAGTGCTTACAAAGTCGCCGGTTACGCGAGTGTGCTCCACCCGAGTTCCAGCCTTGAAACTGTACACTTTGCGCAGACTAAAGCCATATGACAGGTAGCCCGCGTACACATCCTGGTTGTAATCGAACTGATTGGAGCGGGAAGGGACTAACACCAAGCCCCGGCCATCGAGGCTATCGGCTTCAATAACATAATCGCTGCCCGCCGTGCGCAGAATAGCTTTGCTGCCTACTTCCAGCAAGCCGGTGCTATCAGTGGGTTGGGCGTAATCTACCTGGAGGGTTAGCTCTCGGTTGCGGCTGGTATTCACGTTGGTTTCGCGGTAATCGATGCCTTCGCCGCGGGTTTGGTCTAGAAAATACGCTTGCCGACCAACGCTTGTGCTTAGCAAACCAAGCACGCTCAGTTCTTGCCGCGGCCGCTTGCCGGTGTGCGTGTACCCGGCATTCACGTCCACGCTCGGAAAGCGGTTGTTGGCGTACGGCCACTCGATGTCGCGGCGGTATACCTCGTCGAGTACGCCCGGAGCCAAGTAGGAAGAAGCAACCGTGCGGGTGCCGCGGTAGCGAAACAACTCGGTATTAGCGCCAAGCGTGAGCACGTCTTTCTCGGTGAGGTCGTAGTCGAGATTCAGACGACCAGTAAGACCTTGGTTGTAGTTACGGGTAAAGGTGCGCTGGTTGAGTTCGGCAAACTCGGCGGGCGCCAGCACGTCGGTCCGTCTGATAACGCTGCGGTAGCGGTTGTAGTAAGCCGCCAGCCCTAGCTCCGAAGTTACGGCCAACTTGCCGCGACGGCTGTTGAGGCTGGTATTGAGGCTGTTGTTCATATTGCCCACAGTGCCTGTAAAAGAGCCCGTAGTGCCCGAAGCGGCATTCTTTTTCAGGATGATGTTGATGATGCCGCCCGAGCCTTCGGCATCATACTTAGCCGAAGGGCTAGTAATAACTTCCACCGATTTCACTTGATCGGCGGGCAGGCGGCGCAGGGCGTCGGCAATATTGTTGGCGAGCATGCCGCTGGGTTTGCCATTGATAAGCACCCGCACGCTGGTTGAGCCGCGCAATTCCGGGTTGCCATCGGGGTCTAGGCTGAGCATCGGCACTTTCTTAAGGAGGTCGGCGGTGGTACCCCCCGTGTTGCTTTGGTCTTTTTCGGCGTTGTAGACCAGGCGGTCGGCCTTGTTTTCGATAAGCTCCCGCTCTCCAGTCACTTTCACTTCGCCGAGCTGCTGCGCAGTAGGCAACAGCAAGATGGTTTCCAGCTTCGGTGCGCCACTACTTCCCACCTGAATATGCTCCACGACCTTGGTTTCGAACCCAACGAAGGTGATAGAAAGCTTGTACTCGCCGGCAACTACTTTCGAGAACGAGAACTTTCCTCCCGTATCGCACACGCTGCTGGCCACCACAACCCCCGACACCTGGTTGAGCAAGGCCACGGTAGCAAACTCAACAGGCTGCTTGCTAGTAGCATGAAGGACGGTACCTGTCAGGTGCCCTTGACTGGTCGCATTAGAAGCAGCGCTAGGCGCTTGGC contains:
- a CDS encoding aldo/keto reductase, with translation MEYRQLGASGLHVPVLSFGTATFGGGNEFFKAWGSTDVAEARRLLDICLEAGVNFFDTANVYSQGMAEEIFGEALNGRRQEVLIGTKATFPMGEGPNDFGSSRLHLVKACEDSLRRLQTDYIDVYYLHGFDGRTPVQETLRALDDLVQSGKVRYIACSNFSGWHLMKSLSVSERYGWARYIAHQVYYSLINREYEWELMPLALDQGVGAVVWSPLASGRLSGKVRRGQPIPASSRLQQGGGQGPDVPEELQYNIVDVLDELAAETNKSVAQVALNWLLQRPTVTSLVFGARNEEQLRENLGAVGWNLTPEQVARLDKASDTPPIYPYWHQRNLPQLNPLPV
- a CDS encoding outer membrane beta-barrel family protein, with protein sequence MKYLLPIIALLVLRQPLLGQSQAPSAASNATSQGHLTGTVLHATSKQPVEFATVALLNQVSGVVVASSVCDTGGKFSFSKVVAGEYKLSITFVGFETKVVEHIQVGSSGAPKLETILLLPTAQQLGEVKVTGERELIENKADRLVYNAEKDQSNTGGTTADLLKKVPMLSLDPDGNPELRGSTSVRVLINGKPSGMLANNIADALRRLPADQVKSVEVITSPSAKYDAEGSGGIINIILKKNAASGTTGSFTGTVGNMNNSLNTSLNSRRGKLAVTSELGLAAYYNRYRSVIRRTDVLAPAEFAELNQRTFTRNYNQGLTGRLNLDYDLTEKDVLTLGANTELFRYRGTRTVASSYLAPGVLDEVYRRDIEWPYANNRFPSVDVNAGYTHTGKRPRQELSVLGLLSTSVGRQAYFLDQTRGEGIDYRETNVNTSRNRELTLQVDYAQPTDSTGLLEVGSKAILRTAGSDYVIEADSLDGRGLVLVPSRSNQFDYNQDVYAGYLSYGFSLRKVYSFKAGTRVEHTRVTGDFVSTEASVRQQYTNIIPNLLFSRDFGANTAQKLKVSYTRRIQRPSIWLLNPYLNVNNGRSASSGNPNLRAELTDAYELGYSTSHKSSTLNLSGYWRQTNNAIQNVSTTLPARDIFPDDTTNTSVLYNTFQNVARRSTYGLSVTGSTKPNPKWTLNATVNAFYLTVKSPLLNVGNRGLMYNGNLSSAWTFEHGYSFQASMYVNSRRIFLQGNGNGFQTHTLSVKKELFEKKGSLTLNLENPFSRTILFRADLAVPDSYSLRSDTYAYNRAIRLSFNYQFGATSSDPARPRKSIRNDDQKKGEGGS
- a CDS encoding DNA/RNA non-specific endonuclease gives rise to the protein MMIAFSRFRFLLPCVLLAVVAGCESEDAAEPAPDHLALGNPSGATADVNQPTNYLLTKPQYILSYHRDRGIPNWVSWHLSTEWLGSAARQDDFRADASLPTGWYQAQSSSYTGSGFDRGHNCPSADRTKTVADNSATFLMTNMIPQAPNNNQQAWGDLEEYCRTLAKVGNELYIIMGQYGTGGTGSNGTKSTLDNGRITVPKRIWKVIVVLPEGSDDASRVNSSTRIIAVDTPNNNSLNTDWASYRTTVDAIEAATGYDLLSAVPVAMQRTLESRVDAGPTQ